The Periophthalmus magnuspinnatus isolate fPerMag1 chromosome 17, fPerMag1.2.pri, whole genome shotgun sequence sequence CAATACTTGAGAAAGTCATTTTTACAGATTGGTGAAGAAATGAGCCACAACAGCATTATTAAGCAGTACCTAGCTAAGCAACAGGAGCTCCTGAGGCAGCGATTGGAGAGAGAAGCCCGCGAAGCTTATGAAACAAATGGTCAGTTATTAATATTCAGTTTAGCAAATTCTAGCCTCTTTTGATTATCTTTTTATTATCAGTGTTGCCTTTTAAATTTATTGACCTAATGatcatattaaacattttaaaatagatcAAGAGGATCACAATGATGTAAATAACAGCACCTGTCCTCCACAAGCCCAGGTGAgatgtcttttgtttttgtttgattaaaGTTGTTAAGTACAATTAGGCTTAACCCTTTAATGTTCActccaagaaaaaaacaatggaaaaattatttttttgcactttttaagtTATTGGGTcactaataacaaaaataaatttaaaaaatatataaagaccccccagtttaaaaaatatatgccTCTACCAAATGGCCGAGATGTTGTTTGATGGTAAAAGTATCTATTACATATCTATAAATGTATATTatcaattaaattattatttaataactataaatacaaaaaagaaagtagaaaatgtaaaaataccagAAAACAATTCATGTCAAGTAAATTTTATTCCAACAAACAAACTTCACTCCCATTTTCTGCACAAAATTCCAACACTTATTTGACAATTgtatttcaaaaacatatgtgGCATCTATGTATTTCCCCtctcttaaaataataaaaaggacACCTGAGGACCTATCCAACTTCTCAGTTGTGCTGTGTAAAATCTTCAAAGAACTTCTTTTCTTGCATTGAACAAATTCAAAAACTATACAAATCTCTCAAAGTAATGGTAACCATTGGTAACCCTCGGCACATTATTTTTGATGATACGCTACAAAGCATTCCCTCTCTCCGATCAAGCACAGGACACACCCTTTGGGCAGAGGCTGCACCATCCCAGGTTGTCAGTGTGAAGTGGCCAATGTCCATAGTTGTCGTAGCGTACGTCTGGTTGTGGCCGTGGGGGTCTTGGGGGGAGGCGCTTCTTCTCACAGGACATTTGTGGTGAACTAGCAGATGATGGCTGACCAACTCTAGGTGCTGGCTTGTTGGCTTGTTTCAAATTGTGGGCCACAGCCAGGCGAAACCTTTTGAGAGGCATTGTTTTTTCCTTCAGTAGGTCACAGTCTCTCTTGTAGACAAGCCAAGAATTGGAAATGCACAGGTCAAGGGCGTATCCAAACAGGGGGAAGTACCAGCGTCGTGATTTAGCTGGGGTCTTGTACAGATGAACCAGCATGTCGGAAAGATCAATGCCACCCATATGCTGATTATAGGCAGCAATGAGTGATGGGCATTGGACAGCAGTATTCGCTTTTGCATCTTCGCTCCACTGTTGGACACTTGTTAGAGGCTTGATCCCAGAGGCATTGCTGAGGAGAGTGACACATTTGTTATCGTACCATTTGACTGCAAGTACACCTTCAGTGGACTTGTAATGAAGAGCCCCACATCCTCTCTTCATCAGCTCTTCATCTTCTATCAGGTTAAAACGTGATGCAGGGTGCCAGTAATCTGAATCAGGAACCTGGAATTCATCAATATTTACATGCTCCCAGATTCTTCTGGattctttttcttccttttctgccatttttttcttctttgtgcaTGGGGGTGACACAGGGGCCTCATCCAGCTCTtccattacttttttttaaggtcttttccccttttttcttcttcttagcAGATGTGCTTATAGAGGgcatctcctcttcatccatAAATTCAGTGGAAAGGTCTCCGATCACCTCTACTTGTTTGGGCAGATAATCGGGATCCCCTATTATGCCATCATGATCATTCAGATCAACCTCAGAATCTTGAGGATCTTCCGGTACAAGTGCCAGAAAAGACCGTGGCCTTGAACCATAAAATGATTTAGCATccatcttttgtttctaaaatggAAGGTAAAAAAGAAATCATGCACCGTTATAGGTAAATATTAGCACatattaaataatttcagtataATAACACTATAATTGTAACATATTGACAACAATGCATGAacagaagtgtttttattccatCGAAAATAGTaaaattttattaatttagcAAAAATTCACCAAACTGCTACCATATGGTTGAGATGTCACCCCATGCCAAGTTTTACCATAGAGTGACATCTCAACTGTTTGgtcaagcatgtttttaaaaaattatttgacccttataaaatgtttttctgttgCATCACGTGACATAATTCTGTTAAGTAACGTGTTAGATAATGTAAtatgttgaaaaaaacaatttaccTTTAAAAATGCAGCCAGAAGTTGCTCACATGTAACATgggatttttctgtttttcacttgcTGGAGTCAGGATGAGTGAAAAGTCCTACTGTCAAAAAATAGAGTGCCCTCTAATGGATTTTTTATGCATAGCATACCTCAATCAAGTGGAAGAGATGACCCAATCAGGTTGAGTTCAGTTCAACACATTTCCCAATAAGATATAGTGACTCAAAATGTGATCTACCAAATGGTCGAGCAGAACATTAAAGGGTTAAGATGCTGTATTGATATTACACTTATGTTGAGGGATTATaaattactttttcttttttcagggTGCTTCACCTGCTATGACAGACCATTTCAAACCACCAGGCCCCTCTAGTGGACAGGCAGTGCCAGAGGGCTTGACACACAGACACCAGGAGGCTGCCATGTCACGTCCACCTGCCTCTGGCTCTGTGGCTCAAGACCGAAGTGAAGCAGCAGCTGACAGTGATGAAGATGATagtgaggatggagaggatgatggtgatgatgatgacgactGGGACAGTAAAGTACAGGGAAGACTCCCCAGACAGCCAGTGAGAGCACCCATGGTCAGGGAGAGATCTGCAGCATCTTGCCAACCTCAGCAGCAACATATTCCTTCACTTTTGTCTCCTCAATTGCGCCAGCCAACACCTCCACCTTCTCCACCACCAGAGTTATCATTTCCTTTACCTGACACCCCTAAACAGAGTCCCCCTAGTCCTGATGAAGCTCCAGCAGGAcgttctccctcttcttccagCTCAGGTTCATCCAGCAGTGGAAGCCGTAGCAGCAGTCCTGAACCTCATGGTGGACATGCTGAACGCAAGCCTGGCCCCTTGACCCTTCTAGCAAGAAAAATGGAGTCAGAAGGTGCTTTCTCTGGAGCCGAGTGGCATAGCCGTGATGCCAACAGGCAGGACAACTGTTCTTCAGTTTTGTTTCCTAATCAAGTTTGTCCAGGGGGTTTGGCCCCCTCTGTCCTTCATATGCCAACTTCAAGCCATGCACCAATTAATCTAGGGTCAAACAAAGGCAATGTTCAAATCCCCGTAAGTGTATTGAAGGCAAcggcagagagagaggctgaaTTAGAAAGAGAAAAGGCTCTCGAGCTCCGAAGGAAAGAACAACAAAGAAAACTTGAGCAAGAACGGGCTATGGAGGAGGAACGGGTAAGAGCTGAACAACAGAAGGCTTTCGAGAAAGAAAAGTTGGAACGGGAAGCTTTAGAAAGAGAAAAGGCTCTGCAAATGAAGAGGGAACTTGCTttagaaagagaaaaacaggaAAGAGAGATAGCCTTGGCTAAAGCGAGAGAAGAAAAGGAACGGGCATTGGAGCTTGAACGGAAAAGGGCTCTAGAGAGAGAACTGGCTTTGCAGCGAGAACAAGAGGAACGTGAACAGCGCCAGAGGGAAGAACAAGCAAGAGCTCAGGCtttggagagggagagaattcTGGAGCAAGAAAGGATagaaagagagcagagagagagagagaaagcttTGGAGCAAGAAAGACTGGAACAAGAAAGGTTGGAGAGGGAGGCAGCTTTGGAGCGTGAAAGGTTGATTAAGGAAAAAGAACAAATGGAAAGAGAACAAGCTTTAGAACAAGAAAGGATTGAACAGGAAAGAATTGAGCAAGAAAGAACTGCGCGAGAAGCGGCTTTAGAACGGGAAAGAATTGAGAAAGAAAAGGCTCTAGAACTTGAACGAGAAAGAATTGCACAAGAAATGGCTCTTGAGCaggagagaatagagagagaaaaggctCTAGAACAGGAAAGAAGAGAGCGAGAAAAGGCTCTAGAACTGGAGAGAATAGAGCGAGAAAGAATTGAGAGAGAAAAGACTCTAGAACAGGAGAGGATAGAACGAGAAAGAATTGAACGAGAAAAGGCTCTAGAACAGGAGAGGATAGAACGAGAAAGAATTGAACGGGAAAAGGTTCTAGAACAGGAGAGAATAGAGCGAGAAAGGGCTCTAGAACAGGAGAGGATAGAACGAGAAAGAATTGAACGGGAAAAGGCTCTAGAACAGGAGAGAATAGAGCGAGAAAGGGCTCTAGAACAGGAGAGAATTGAGCGAGAAAAGGCTCTAGAACAGGAGAGGATTGAGCGAGAAAAGGCCCTAGAACAGGAGAGAATTGAGCGAGAAAAGGCCCTAGAACAGGAGAGAATTGAGCGAGAAAGGGTTCTAGAACAGGAGAGGATAGAGCGAGAAAACGCTCTGGAGAAAGAAAGGACAGAGCAAGAAAGGGCTGAAAGAGAGGCATGTTTGGAAAGGGAAAGACTGGAAAAGGCTGAACAAGAGAGACTGGAGCAGGAGAAAGGGCTGAAACAGGAAGGACAAGCATTAGAAAAAGGGAGAAAAGACAACTCTGTGGCAGAGAAATCTAGGATGACTCAAGTGGAGAGTGAGGAGCattttcctcctcctcgtgAGATTGGTTTTGTCCCACTGCCCACTCCTACCCCCCTCTCCACAGGAACATCAACAAATGTATCAACAGAAGCAGAAGTCCATGGTCCGGTTACCTGTGAAGGCCAAGCAGAAGAGTCAAATAAGTCACCGCCGTCCTTGTTCAAAAAGTTTCGATTCTCAAGAAACACCCCATTGCAACCACATGCAGCCTCACGAATTATCAAGAGGCCTCGTACTTTTTCTGATACTCCACAGCATTCTGGCCCTATCTTGGATAGTAATACTGAAAGTCAACTGCACACAGAACAATCTGAAAGTCTAGATGTTGTTGGGACAGCAATATCAAAGGTAAAACAGGTTGAAGCTGTGGAAAGTGTCCAAAAAGAAGGTGACTCAAACATCATGTCAGAGGATAAGAAAGATCATGATAAAACTGAGGATGCAGTGAAGGGTTCTGTTAAAACAGCTGTAGACAGTAGAGTGTGTCCttcaagaagaggaagagatgtAAAGAAGACAGAGGAAAAAGACACACAAAGGTCATCATCAAATGATTCGTCTTCCTCCGAATCCGATTCCTCTTCATCTCGCTCCACtggttcttcttcctcttctatGGAGAAAACATGCCTCTCACAGCCGAGCAGAGTGAGTAGTCTATACCTGAGAGTATGTGTATAAAAATCTATAGtcttcacaaaaatatataatttgttaatgtgtttaatgtctAAACTAGTTTCTATTTGTTGTAGACTTCATCATCGCTTGAAGCTATTGAGGTATCAAAAGAGCAAGAAAAGACATCTGCAATTCAAATGGAGATTTCTTCAGAGAATGTACAGTTTAATAAAGATATTCGTACCAAGGTCAGTTGATAATATTTGTAGAAGTAATTGGCAtcttaaatggtaaaaaaatttaagtttttttttttttttttaaacacagcaAAACGAAGCACCTATCCAAGGTGACGCCCAAAGAAGAAAAGGCAGTGATGATGAGgatgaaaagactgaaaataggTCTGAGTTCCAATGCACATTATACACATATTGTGAAGTTCAGTCAAGATTATTGAGTGAAAATGTTACTAGTTTAGTAGTTTGATGGAccctttttacttatttatatcATTACAACATCGCCATATATCATTAATTTACATTACATGTTTACATTTGAGACTATATGTTAGTAATTATTAGTGTTTCATATCTCATTTTCATACATTTGCAGCCGAGGAGAGTCTGCTGTGTCAGAGTCAGAAAAGGGTACTGAGGGCAACAATGAGGTAAGGCACTTGAAGCTGATGAAGATCTACCATTTATTAACTTGCATTAGCCTATGATTAGTTcgtatttgttattaatgtttgcaAAGCCTGTAACAGGCATTCACATCAAGGGTTGTCTCCTTGTGGTCAATTTTTAAACCCCAAATGatttctttgtgaaaaggtgGTCATGCCTTCTCCATTGTCCATATTGGTACCTGcatactactaccacttctcCTGCTGCCACTTCCACACCTAAACACTATCCCCAAGAACCCAGAGTTGACATCAAGCTTACCCCCTAGCCTGCTCTGCTGACTCTAGAGAAGGACTTTAACACCAGTGGCTGATCTTATTAAACAAGGATAGCAGAAACCGTTCCCCCGAAAAAGCAAATTTACCAATTCCTGAGAATTATGGCAGTGAAGCCCAGTGGTAGTAAATAAATCTTTACATACTTCTTCAATTCATGAACAGTAAACCTGGTTTCTGCTCCAACCATTGAACGACAGTTGCCTTTGTTTTTCACTCTTGGATTGTTTTGTTCAGCATGGgacattttgattgattttgtctaccacaaaaaacaacataatggaGTAATTGTGGACTTCCATAATCCCTcaataatatttgatttaattgaACATTCAGCCTATACCTTCATGTCTGATAGTGGATTTACTTGTCGGAGCTCATCCATTTCTTCCAAGCTTCGTCTGCAAACCTGAGTTTGGACTGCTATAAACTGAAGCATTATCTGGCGCTGCCTCAATGAACTATTGCCATGCAACTTAGATTCCCCAGTCACCTTGATTGGACTTTTGTTGCCTAGATCAGTTCTTGCAGCCAAGATTCGGCCATATCCAAACTAGTAAGGATCAGGTGTCTAATACCAGGGAATAAGTAGACTCATTATTCTTGATACACTTTAGTCCCAGCTACCTTCAGTGGTTACAATGACCATCAAAATCAGTTcttcacatatttattcatcACATATTagattttcatatttatttttgttgcagctTTTAGAATAATTTTAACTATAACAAAAACACTAATCGTTTTTTACACCACTACCTTTCcacttgtgtttgtgttataatttagtttttagtcCAACATGGTGTCCTTGTGTTCTTTTCCCATAATTTCCTACTGATCATTTCCCTTGTGTTCTTGGTCTTGTTTTATCTCCTTTGTTACAGACACCTAAAGCCTTCTCAACTCGTAAGATCTCTCTTAGCAGTGAGTAACCCTTCCTTCCCTGTCAAAATCATTCATATCTGTgagaacatgtattttttttgtaaactatGCATTTCCATGATGTGAATTATGAT is a genomic window containing:
- the acin1a gene encoding apoptotic chromatin condensation inducer in the nucleus; the encoded protein is MADLEDVTLDGRPLQSLRVADLKAALEERGLSKSGQKNALIKRLKGALMLENLQRTSTAHVGLQPNSQIGEEMSHNSIIKQYLAKQQELLRQRLEREAREAYETNDQEDHNDVNNSTCPPQAQGASPAMTDHFKPPGPSSGQAVPEGLTHRHQEAAMSRPPASGSVAQDRSEAAADSDEDDSEDGEDDGDDDDDWDSKVQGRLPRQPVRAPMVRERSAASCQPQQQHIPSLLSPQLRQPTPPPSPPPELSFPLPDTPKQSPPSPDEAPAGRSPSSSSSGSSSSGSRSSSPEPHGGHAERKPGPLTLLARKMESEGAFSGAEWHSRDANRQDNCSSVLFPNQVCPGGLAPSVLHMPTSSHAPINLGSNKGNVQIPVSVLKATAEREAELEREKALELRRKEQQRKLEQERAMEEERVRAEQQKAFEKEKLEREALEREKALQMKRELALEREKQEREIALAKAREEKERALELERKRALERELALQREQEEREQRQREEQARAQALERERILEQERIEREQREREKALEQERLEQERLEREAALERERLIKEKEQMEREQALEQERIEQERIEQERTAREAALERERIEKEKALELERERIAQEMALEQERIEREKALEQERREREKALELERIERERIEREKTLEQERIERERIEREKALEQERIERERIEREKVLEQERIERERALEQERIERERIEREKALEQERIERERALEQERIEREKALEQERIEREKALEQERIEREKALEQERIERERVLEQERIERENALEKERTEQERAEREACLERERLEKAEQERLEQEKGLKQEGQALEKGRKDNSVAEKSRMTQVESEEHFPPPREIGFVPLPTPTPLSTGTSTNVSTEAEVHGPVTCEGQAEESNKSPPSLFKKFRFSRNTPLQPHAASRIIKRPRTFSDTPQHSGPILDSNTESQLHTEQSESLDVVGTAISKVKQVEAVESVQKEGDSNIMSEDKKDHDKTEDAVKGSVKTAVDSRVCPSRRGRDVKKTEEKDTQRSSSNDSSSSESDSSSSRSTGSSSSSMEKTCLSQPSRTSSSLEAIEVSKEQEKTSAIQMEISSENVQFNKDIRTKQNEAPIQGDAQRRKGSDDEDEKTENSRGESAVSESEKGTEGNNETPKAFSTRKISLSSSKSSPGSTENDHELGSASGRKRRWGSSTAVTAKKPTISITTDSLKSLIPDIKPALNQEAVMDLHPEDPVLSETEDDDKGHADQELQICRTVTQVVNVENQENGQKEAKRRREESEEEDMQDEKETKTYDEAIEAPSPLHTRHEAEFNTVTPNDILIRRSISQQKIGVSITIDDPVRTAKQPSPPRGDVSNIVHVCNLVRPFTLGQLKELLSRTGTLVEDGFWIDKIKSHCYVTYSSSEEAVATRAALHGVKWPQSNPKVLRVDFCQQDELDFHKGLGSGERPGSGVQSHSQALPSLLPERDQWAEREREMGRRERARAEREWDRDKVREFGKTPEEREAGAQRSRSRERRRKEREKSKEKKLEKKEKTEDPPAKLLDDLFRKTKAVPCIYWLPLTEEQYLQREMARVERRKEREKQRKKEEEEAELKKKEEENKERMRAGGGITVDRSESEKDRIKDRDRARDRARDRERDREADKRREGYRRPGGYAPPSGRRSRSRSDPRERRR
- the LOC129456995 gene encoding piggyBac transposable element-derived protein 2-like, with product MEELDEAPVSPPCTKKKKMAEKEEKESRRIWEHVNIDEFQVPDSDYWHPASRFNLIEDEELMKRGCGALHYKSTEGVLAVKWYDNKCVTLLSNASGIKPLTSVQQWSEDAKANTAVQCPSLIAAYNQHMGGIDLSDMLVHLYKTPAKSRRWYFPLFGYALDLCISNSWLVYKRDCDLLKEKTMPLKRFRLAVAHNLKQANKPAPRVGQPSSASSPQMSCEKKRLPPRPPRPQPDVRYDNYGHWPLHTDNLGWCSLCPKGVSCA